Proteins encoded within one genomic window of Flavobacterium gilvum:
- a CDS encoding putative LPS assembly protein LptD, whose protein sequence is MTHKYSVLQYTKIAFKPLHTNLFNIVLLSFFLSLGYSNLYSQDIKKKQSNIPAKTQEVKKPIKEDTTKQTVAETPADTIKLDTINVKKNFLNGKVKYSAQKYAKIEQKKKLITLYDKAELYYQDVELKSGIIVLDYEKNEVYAGRIKDSLGNYTQFPSFKQGDNTVEPDSIRFNFKTKKALIWNSRSTQGEFNVKAAITKKENDSVYFLKGARFTTSKDVDNPEYYFQTNKIKFIPGKKIVTGFTNMVIADVPTPLFLPFAYFPLSKETSTSGVILPSYNDSNDKGFSLQNGGYYFALSDHYNLTLLGDYYTNGSYGISAQSSYANRYHYQGSFNLRFENNIISERGYPDYSKTKIYNIQWSHSQDSKSSPNSTFSASVNLGSSEYFKQTINQVNVGSSLNNSLSSSVSYSTVFHTIPEGRLSLTATHSQNTNTKEINMTLPTLQFSLDRIYPFASNDAAKKGFFKNINLQYNLNGRNSFVTTDSLFFKPEMFKDSEIGFQHSIPLSTNFKVFKHFSVSTSMNYEEVWYFKTIHKEYDNNLSTVVTTEVPGFDAFRTYSSSTSVGTTIYGTFNFGDDKKIKSIRHVMRPSISHSYTPSFEKYYNTYATDASGRMQNDYTRFEGGMYGAPGKNSSNFVGFNLSNTFEAKVTDKDSTKTEPKKIMLLNNLNLSTSYNFDATELNWAPVRVSGGTQFFDNKLSANFGMTLDPYAIDNSGNRINTFNIDNGGSLFRMTSANLTMNYSLSSSKENKKDKDSQGKRNGGREDDLFGSDINVGSQRKSQFTDEDEGKDVVSEFFRAKLPWDMTFAYSLTYGNNNREKKITGNSVMVSMNTDLTPKWKAGVSTGYDFVQKGVTFTQFRFERDLLSWRMDFNWTPFGDNASWNFYIGIKSGILSDIKWEKRNLTNH, encoded by the coding sequence TTGACACATAAATACTCAGTTCTTCAATATACAAAAATAGCATTTAAACCTTTGCATACAAACTTATTTAATATCGTTTTACTATCATTTTTCCTTTCATTAGGTTACAGTAATCTATACTCGCAAGATATAAAAAAGAAACAAAGCAATATTCCTGCTAAAACTCAGGAAGTTAAAAAACCTATTAAGGAAGATACTACAAAACAAACTGTGGCAGAAACACCTGCTGATACTATCAAATTAGATACGATCAACGTTAAAAAAAACTTCCTTAATGGAAAGGTGAAGTACTCTGCACAAAAATATGCCAAGATTGAGCAAAAAAAGAAACTCATCACTTTGTATGATAAGGCCGAATTATATTATCAGGATGTAGAACTAAAATCTGGAATCATTGTTCTTGATTACGAAAAAAATGAGGTTTATGCAGGAAGAATAAAAGATTCTCTTGGTAATTACACTCAATTTCCCAGTTTCAAACAAGGCGACAATACGGTAGAACCCGACTCAATACGCTTTAATTTTAAAACAAAAAAGGCATTAATCTGGAATTCGAGATCTACTCAGGGAGAATTTAACGTAAAGGCTGCCATCACAAAAAAAGAAAATGACTCGGTTTATTTTCTAAAGGGTGCACGATTCACCACTTCAAAAGATGTAGACAATCCCGAATATTATTTCCAAACCAATAAAATAAAATTTATTCCCGGAAAAAAAATTGTTACAGGTTTCACCAATATGGTAATCGCCGATGTACCAACTCCTTTATTTCTTCCTTTTGCCTATTTTCCGCTTTCAAAAGAAACAAGCACATCGGGAGTTATATTGCCATCTTATAACGATTCTAATGACAAAGGATTTTCCCTTCAAAATGGTGGATATTATTTTGCTCTGAGCGACCATTATAATTTAACACTCCTTGGAGATTACTACACCAACGGAAGTTATGGTATAAGTGCACAATCGTCCTACGCCAATCGATATCATTACCAGGGAAGTTTTAATCTTCGATTTGAGAACAATATTATTAGTGAAAGAGGATACCCCGATTATTCCAAAACAAAAATTTACAACATTCAATGGTCACATTCACAGGATTCAAAGTCCAGTCCGAATTCCACCTTTTCGGCATCGGTGAATTTAGGAAGTAGTGAATATTTCAAACAAACCATTAATCAGGTTAATGTCGGTTCCTCACTAAACAACTCGTTAAGTTCTTCCGTTTCATATAGCACGGTATTTCACACCATTCCAGAAGGCCGATTATCGCTAACAGCAACACATTCCCAAAATACGAATACCAAAGAGATCAATATGACGCTACCAACACTGCAATTTAGTTTGGATCGTATTTATCCTTTTGCTTCAAATGATGCTGCAAAAAAAGGTTTTTTTAAGAACATCAATTTACAATACAATCTAAACGGAAGAAATAGTTTTGTTACAACGGATTCTTTGTTTTTTAAACCCGAAATGTTTAAAGATTCCGAAATCGGATTCCAGCATTCAATTCCGTTAAGCACCAACTTCAAAGTTTTCAAACATTTCAGTGTTTCCACTTCGATGAATTACGAGGAAGTTTGGTATTTTAAAACCATACATAAAGAGTACGACAACAATTTAAGCACCGTAGTCACTACCGAAGTTCCCGGTTTTGATGCTTTTAGAACCTATTCTTCTTCTACCAGCGTAGGAACCACCATTTATGGAACATTTAATTTTGGAGATGACAAAAAAATAAAATCCATTCGACATGTGATGAGGCCATCGATTTCACACAGTTACACACCAAGTTTTGAAAAATATTACAACACTTACGCTACTGACGCCAGCGGGCGAATGCAAAATGATTACACCCGATTTGAAGGTGGTATGTACGGCGCCCCCGGAAAGAACAGCTCCAATTTTGTCGGTTTCAACCTTAGTAATACATTTGAAGCAAAAGTTACAGACAAAGACAGCACCAAAACAGAGCCAAAGAAGATTATGCTTCTTAACAACTTAAACCTCTCCACAAGTTATAATTTTGATGCCACAGAACTGAATTGGGCACCTGTTAGGGTTAGTGGCGGAACCCAGTTTTTTGACAATAAATTAAGTGCCAATTTTGGTATGACCTTAGATCCATACGCAATTGACAACTCTGGAAACAGAATTAACACTTTCAATATCGACAATGGAGGAAGTCTTTTCAGAATGACAAGTGCCAATTTAACCATGAATTATTCATTGTCAAGCTCCAAAGAAAATAAAAAAGATAAAGATTCCCAAGGAAAAAGAAATGGTGGCCGTGAAGATGATTTATTTGGTTCGGATATCAATGTAGGAAGCCAAAGAAAAAGCCAGTTCACGGATGAGGATGAAGGGAAAGACGTCGTTTCCGAATTCTTTAGAGCAAAATTACCGTGGGACATGACCTTCGCCTATTCCCTAACTTATGGAAACAATAACCGCGAGAAAAAAATCACCGGAAATTCAGTCATGGTTTCCATGAATACTGATTTGACTCCAAAATGGAAAGCAGGGGTTTCTACAGGATATGATTTTGTACAAAAAGGCGTAACTTTCACACAATTTCGTTTTGAAAGAGATTTGTTGAGCTGGAGAATGGATTTTAACTGGACTCCATTTGGAGACAATGCCAGTTGGAATTTTTATATTGGAATCAAATCCGGAATACTCAGCGATATCAAATGGGAAAAAAGAAATCTTACTAACCACTAG
- a CDS encoding RidA family protein: MKTIIYTEKAPAPIGPYNQAVLKGDTLYISGQIALNPATMELVTENIESETKQVMENLKAVLEAAGMTFENVLKTSIFIMDMNDFGKINTVYGSYFNEKTAPARETVQVACLPKNVNVEISMIASL, from the coding sequence ATGAAAACAATTATTTATACCGAAAAAGCTCCAGCACCTATTGGCCCTTATAATCAAGCTGTTTTAAAAGGGGACACTTTATACATTTCCGGACAGATAGCACTAAATCCTGCCACTATGGAATTGGTTACAGAAAATATTGAATCTGAAACAAAACAAGTTATGGAGAATTTAAAAGCAGTACTCGAAGCAGCCGGAATGACCTTTGAAAACGTATTAAAAACTTCCATTTTCATTATGGATATGAATGATTTTGGAAAAATCAACACGGTTTACGGATCTTATTTTAATGAAAAAACCGCTCCAGCTCGTGAAACGGTTCAAGTGGCTTGTTTGCCAAAAAATGTAAATGTAGAAATATCTATGATTGCTTCGCTATAG
- a CDS encoding methylglyoxal synthase: MEIAIIAHDGKKEDIVKFLIKNRELFQQKDIQLIATGTTGGRAEAVGFKAKRMLSGPLGGDAQIAGRVAEGKTQMVLFFKDPLSSHPHESDVNMLIRVCDVHNVPLATNEATAQLLIDAIAKQS, translated from the coding sequence ATGGAAATAGCAATTATTGCGCATGACGGTAAAAAGGAAGATATTGTAAAATTCCTGATTAAAAACCGAGAGCTGTTTCAGCAGAAAGATATACAACTCATTGCTACAGGAACAACTGGAGGAAGAGCAGAAGCTGTTGGGTTCAAAGCCAAACGAATGCTTTCTGGTCCGCTGGGAGGTGATGCACAAATAGCTGGAAGAGTTGCCGAAGGAAAAACTCAAATGGTTTTGTTTTTCAAAGATCCTCTTTCAAGTCATCCACACGAATCCGATGTAAATATGCTTATACGAGTTTGTGATGTGCATAATGTGCCGTTGGCTACAAATGAAGCAACAGCTCAATTATTGATTGACGCTATAGCGAAGCAATCATAG
- a CDS encoding N-acetylglucosamine kinase, which translates to MKLIVDSGSTKADWIAIDDNGKVMFTTQTLGLNPEILDKHEIIDRLNDRFDILQNKKNATHLFFYGAGCGTDRMKLFLSQVFKEYFPNAIVVVEEDTYAAVFATTPKGEKAIVSILGTGSNCSYFDGKILEQRVQSLGYIIMDDCSGNVFGKRLIRKYYFNKMPKELASVLEKEYDVDPDYIKNKLYKEPNPNAYLATFAKFLIQNKDHEFCKKIIFKEMKSFIKNYILQFENCREVPVHFVGSIAFYLKDELAEIFEKYELKLGTVLRRPIDGLIAYHVANNN; encoded by the coding sequence ATGAAATTAATAGTTGATAGTGGTTCTACTAAAGCAGATTGGATTGCGATAGATGATAATGGAAAAGTTATGTTTACAACACAAACATTAGGCTTAAATCCAGAAATTCTTGATAAGCATGAAATTATCGATCGCCTCAATGATCGATTTGATATATTACAAAATAAAAAAAATGCAACCCATTTGTTTTTCTATGGTGCAGGTTGCGGAACTGATAGAATGAAGCTTTTTCTTTCTCAGGTTTTTAAGGAATATTTTCCAAATGCCATTGTGGTTGTTGAAGAAGATACCTATGCAGCAGTTTTTGCTACTACTCCAAAAGGAGAAAAAGCAATTGTGAGCATATTAGGAACTGGGTCAAACTGTAGTTATTTTGATGGTAAAATTTTGGAACAAAGGGTACAGTCATTGGGTTATATTATAATGGATGATTGTAGCGGAAATGTTTTCGGAAAAAGATTAATCAGAAAATATTATTTTAATAAAATGCCAAAAGAATTGGCTAGCGTTCTTGAGAAGGAATATGATGTAGATCCTGATTATATCAAGAATAAATTGTACAAAGAGCCTAATCCAAACGCATATCTTGCGACTTTTGCCAAATTTTTAATTCAGAATAAGGATCATGAATTTTGTAAAAAGATAATTTTTAAGGAAATGAAATCTTTCATTAAAAATTATATCTTGCAATTTGAAAACTGCAGAGAAGTTCCAGTTCATTTTGTTGGGTCTATCGCGTTTTATTTGAAAGATGAGTTGGCTGAAATTTTTGAAAAATACGAGCTTAAATTGGGTACAGTGTTAAGAAGGCCAATTGATGGTTTAATTGCTTACCACGTAGCTAATAATAACTAA
- the gap gene encoding type I glyceraldehyde-3-phosphate dehydrogenase, translated as MSKVKLGINGFGRIGRIVFRETFNRDNVEVVAINDLLDVDHLAYLLKYDSVHGRFDGTVEVKEGKLYVNGRNIRITAERNPADLKWNEVDVDVVAECTGIFTTIETANEHIKGGAKKVIISAPSADAPMFVMGVNHETAKASDVVVSNASCTTNCLAPLAKVINDNFGIVEGLMTTVHATTSTQMTADGPSRKDWRGGRAAAINIIPSSTGAAKAVGKVIPSLNGKLTGMAFRVPTADVSTVDLTVKLAKETSYEEIMAVLKNASETNMKGILGYTEDAVVSQDFISDKRTSIVDATAGIGLNSTFFKLVSWYDNEYGYSSKLIDLAVHISSLK; from the coding sequence ATGTCAAAAGTAAAATTAGGAATTAACGGATTTGGTAGAATTGGAAGAATTGTTTTCAGAGAAACTTTCAATAGAGATAATGTAGAAGTTGTTGCAATCAACGACTTATTAGATGTAGATCACTTAGCTTACTTATTAAAATATGATTCAGTTCATGGTCGTTTTGACGGAACAGTTGAAGTAAAAGAAGGAAAATTATACGTAAACGGAAGAAATATTCGTATCACTGCTGAAAGAAATCCAGCTGATTTGAAATGGAATGAAGTTGACGTTGATGTAGTTGCTGAATGTACAGGTATCTTTACTACAATTGAAACAGCTAACGAACACATCAAAGGTGGTGCAAAAAAAGTAATTATTTCTGCTCCTTCTGCTGATGCTCCAATGTTTGTAATGGGAGTAAACCACGAAACTGCAAAAGCTTCTGATGTAGTTGTTTCTAACGCTTCTTGTACTACAAACTGTTTGGCTCCATTGGCTAAAGTTATCAATGATAATTTCGGAATCGTTGAAGGTTTGATGACAACTGTTCACGCTACAACTTCAACTCAAATGACTGCTGACGGTCCTTCTAGAAAAGACTGGAGAGGTGGACGTGCTGCTGCAATCAACATCATTCCATCATCAACAGGAGCTGCTAAAGCTGTTGGAAAAGTTATCCCTTCTTTGAATGGAAAATTAACTGGTATGGCTTTCCGTGTTCCTACTGCAGACGTTTCTACAGTAGATTTAACTGTGAAATTAGCCAAAGAAACTTCTTATGAAGAAATTATGGCTGTTTTGAAAAATGCTTCTGAAACAAACATGAAAGGTATCTTAGGTTATACTGAAGATGCAGTTGTTTCTCAAGATTTCATTTCAGATAAGAGAACTTCAATCGTTGATGCTACTGCAGGAATCGGTTTGAATTCAACTTTCTTCAAACTAGTTTCTTGGTATGATAATGAGTATGGATATTCAAGTAAATTAATTGACTTGGCCGTACATATTTCTTCTTTGAAATAA
- the pfkA gene encoding 6-phosphofructokinase — translation MSKTIKKIGVLTSGGDSPGMNAAIRSVVRTCAFHNIGCVGIYRGYQGMIEGDFEEMGPRSVNNIVNKGGTILKSARSMEFKTPEGRKKAHENLVKAGVDALVVIGGDGSFTGALLFNTEFNFPVMGIPGTIDNDIFGTSHTLGYDTALNTVVEVIDKIRDTASSHNRLFLVEVMGRDAGHIALNAGIGAGAEEILIPEEDLGLDRLLDSLRKSKAAGKTSSIVVIAEGDKIGKTVFELKDYIESNFPEYDVRVSVLGHMQRGGAPSCFDRVLASRLGVKAVESILEGQSNFMVGLLSDKIVLTPLELAIKGHSEIDLELLRVSDIMTI, via the coding sequence ATGTCAAAAACAATAAAAAAGATAGGTGTGCTTACCTCCGGAGGAGACTCTCCGGGAATGAATGCTGCTATTCGTTCTGTTGTACGAACATGTGCTTTTCATAACATTGGATGTGTTGGTATTTATAGAGGATATCAAGGAATGATAGAAGGGGATTTTGAGGAAATGGGGCCCCGTAGTGTTAATAATATTGTGAACAAAGGTGGGACTATTTTGAAATCAGCCCGCTCAATGGAATTTAAAACCCCAGAAGGGCGTAAAAAAGCCCACGAAAATTTAGTGAAAGCAGGAGTTGATGCTCTTGTAGTTATAGGTGGAGACGGTTCTTTTACCGGAGCATTATTATTCAATACAGAATTTAATTTTCCAGTAATGGGGATTCCAGGTACTATTGATAATGATATATTTGGTACCAGTCATACACTAGGATATGATACTGCTTTGAATACTGTTGTAGAGGTAATTGACAAAATTCGTGATACGGCAAGTTCCCATAACAGGTTATTTCTTGTTGAGGTAATGGGACGTGACGCCGGTCATATCGCTTTGAATGCAGGAATTGGTGCAGGAGCAGAGGAAATTCTTATTCCGGAAGAAGATTTAGGTTTGGACCGTTTATTGGATTCTTTGAGAAAAAGTAAAGCTGCAGGAAAAACTTCAAGTATTGTGGTAATTGCCGAAGGTGACAAAATAGGTAAAACTGTTTTTGAACTAAAAGATTATATAGAATCAAATTTTCCAGAATATGATGTTCGTGTATCCGTTCTAGGACACATGCAACGTGGTGGAGCTCCATCTTGTTTTGATAGAGTTTTGGCAAGTCGTTTGGGAGTAAAAGCTGTTGAAAGTATATTGGAAGGACAGTCCAATTTTATGGTTGGTTTATTGTCGGACAAAATTGTGTTGACACCATTAGAACTGGCAATAAAAGGACACAGCGAAATTGATTTGGAATTACTGAGGGTATCAGATATCATGACAATTTAA
- a CDS encoding translocation/assembly module TamB domain-containing protein produces MVLFIALTLPSVQTRIAQYFVKSINQDYGLNMNIDEVQLTLFGGVKLKKVLIIDHHKDTLIYVKRLNTSFLGAKKILDGDLIFGDIALDGVLFNMKTYKKENKSNLDYFVDAFGTSKTPSKKHFLLTATKIDLTNGRYVLINENNETKKPVDFTKLNLSVTNFKVYGPEIYANIQKLSFLDHRGLFVKKLKGNYSFTQQHMILDKMEIETKESSIKGYASLNYEIDDFSDFVNKVEFDFKLKTSNIASNDIRHFYNELGKYQYFKIRSHIIGPLNNLKFLDLYLKDNRGTKIVGFINFKNLLGEKNQKFYMNGKFDQLNSNYDDLVSILPNVLGKSLPVVLKKFGDVSLVGNTQVTTTSIHANLAANTALGAVKSKFIINNMSQSDKADYKGYVVLNDFNIGNLLDNKELSKISLNVDVDGHGFSEKYLDTSVKGMVSNVAYNGYNYKNVAVNGNFKLPIYKGSIVVNDPNLKMNFDGLVDLSKKENQYDFQIQIDKAELNKLNFVKDSVAKFNGDILVNCQGNTLDDIHGNIYVASATYTNPKNTYQFNDFSLNSSFDDKRVRTINISAPDITNGTVVGKYKFSQLKSLVSNSLGSLYTNYKPVPVKKGQFLKFNFEVYNKIVELFFPEITVSENTVVKGNINSDNNEFKFNFNSPNIKAANNSFDNIRISIDNKNPLYNAYVELDSIKTKMYKIRDFSLINVTSKDTLFFRTEFKGGSKGDDYFNLDLYHTINKENKNVIGFSKSEIKLKNSLWFLNEANKSNNRLIFDKNLKEFKLDDFILSNKEQEVKLDGEFKGDYYKDINVVFNNFDINALTSAQQSFDVHGNLSGKVNFNQNKQVYKPTASLKIDGLKVNNYDLGVLNFDITGDESFKKFTLYSTIENKDFESFNADGSFEVVNKETLFDLNLKFDRFNLATLSSLGGDVISNIRGLVSGNATIGGTLKKPDINGRLYINGGGLTIPYLNVDYALKDKTIVDLTDEKFLFRNNTLIDTKFNTTGILNGVVEHKNFSDWKLDLGISSKRLLVLDTKDSEDAAYFGTAFINGNASIKGPADGLFIKVDAKSEKGSALKIPINSAESVGENSFIHFITPKEKFNLEKGIVDNSKKYNGLELEFDLEINPNAEVEVILDRNSGHGMKGRGNGTLLFKINTLGAFNMWGDFLPYDGTYNFKYGGLIDKKFKVKKGGSIIWEGDPMKAQLNLEAVYKTSANPAVLLDNSNVNKKVDVEVVIGIRGDLAHPEPDFMINFPTITSVLESELQSELADKDVRQTQALYLLSTGSFLSRDGSSQAVASSMYETASSMLGSIVQSNNEKFEMNFNVVSPDNRPSTQTDGRVEAIVSSKVNERITINGKIGVPFGGVNESAIVGAVDIKYRVNEDGSFNFHVFNKENDINYIGQDIGYTQGAGIMYEVDFDTFKELVDKMFKGNNKLPKVKNTKVKVDESDSNLNPNIINFTKPKEPNKEKPKVNQDAALPEDD; encoded by the coding sequence TTGGTACTTTTTATTGCCCTTACTTTACCTTCGGTTCAGACCAGAATTGCTCAATATTTTGTAAAAAGCATCAATCAGGATTATGGACTTAATATGAATATCGATGAGGTTCAGCTTACTCTTTTTGGCGGGGTGAAACTTAAAAAAGTTTTGATTATTGACCATCACAAAGATACTCTGATTTATGTAAAAAGGTTGAATACTTCTTTTCTTGGTGCTAAAAAGATTCTGGATGGGGATTTGATTTTTGGAGATATCGCTCTTGATGGTGTTCTTTTTAATATGAAAACCTATAAAAAAGAAAATAAATCCAATCTGGATTATTTTGTAGACGCTTTTGGCACGAGCAAAACACCTTCGAAAAAACATTTCTTATTGACCGCGACTAAAATAGATTTGACAAACGGAAGGTATGTTTTGATTAATGAAAATAATGAAACCAAAAAACCTGTCGATTTTACCAAATTAAATTTATCGGTAACCAATTTTAAAGTTTACGGTCCCGAAATTTATGCTAATATCCAAAAATTGTCTTTTTTGGATCACAGAGGTTTGTTTGTCAAAAAGCTGAAGGGAAATTACAGTTTTACCCAGCAGCACATGATTTTGGATAAAATGGAAATTGAAACCAAAGAGTCCAGTATTAAAGGGTATGCTTCGCTGAATTATGAGATTGATGATTTCTCCGATTTTGTAAATAAAGTAGAGTTTGACTTTAAATTAAAAACCTCAAATATTGCTTCTAATGATATTCGTCATTTTTATAATGAATTGGGTAAATATCAATATTTCAAAATTAGATCACATATTATTGGTCCTTTGAATAATTTAAAATTTCTAGATTTATATCTAAAAGATAATAGGGGTACAAAAATTGTAGGTTTTATAAATTTCAAAAACCTTTTGGGCGAAAAGAATCAAAAATTCTATATGAATGGAAAATTTGATCAATTAAACTCAAATTATGACGATTTAGTTAGCATACTGCCAAATGTTTTAGGAAAAAGTCTTCCGGTTGTTTTAAAGAAATTTGGCGATGTATCTTTGGTAGGAAATACACAGGTAACAACCACTTCTATTCATGCAAACTTGGCTGCAAATACAGCGTTGGGTGCTGTCAAATCAAAATTCATTATAAACAATATGAGTCAAAGCGACAAAGCGGATTATAAAGGTTATGTTGTTTTGAATGATTTTAACATTGGTAATTTGCTTGACAATAAAGAACTATCCAAAATAAGTTTAAATGTTGATGTTGACGGTCACGGTTTTTCCGAAAAATATTTGGATACTTCAGTAAAAGGAATGGTTTCGAATGTTGCCTATAATGGATATAATTATAAAAATGTAGCTGTAAACGGGAATTTTAAATTACCTATATATAAAGGATCGATTGTTGTAAATGACCCTAATTTGAAAATGAATTTTGACGGATTGGTCGATTTAAGTAAAAAAGAAAATCAATACGATTTTCAGATTCAGATTGATAAGGCCGAATTGAATAAATTGAATTTTGTAAAAGATAGTGTTGCCAAGTTTAATGGAGATATTCTTGTCAATTGTCAGGGAAATACACTGGATGATATTCATGGGAATATTTATGTGGCTTCAGCGACTTATACCAATCCTAAGAATACTTATCAGTTCAATGATTTTAGCCTAAATTCTAGTTTTGATGATAAACGGGTCCGAACCATAAATATTTCGGCTCCGGATATTACTAATGGGACTGTTGTAGGGAAATATAAATTTTCTCAATTAAAGAGTTTGGTTTCTAATTCATTGGGAAGTCTTTATACTAATTACAAGCCTGTACCGGTTAAAAAAGGTCAGTTTCTTAAATTCAATTTTGAAGTTTATAATAAGATTGTCGAATTGTTTTTTCCTGAAATAACGGTAAGTGAAAACACTGTTGTAAAAGGGAATATTAATTCGGATAACAATGAATTCAAATTCAATTTTAATTCCCCAAATATAAAAGCGGCCAATAATTCTTTTGACAATATCAGAATTTCCATTGATAATAAAAATCCGCTGTACAATGCTTATGTTGAGTTGGATAGCATTAAAACCAAAATGTATAAAATACGTGATTTTAGTTTGATTAATGTGACTTCAAAAGATACTTTGTTTTTTAGAACTGAGTTTAAAGGCGGTTCAAAAGGTGATGATTATTTCAATTTGGATTTATACCATACTATAAACAAAGAGAATAAAAACGTAATAGGCTTCAGTAAATCTGAAATTAAATTAAAAAACAGTTTGTGGTTTTTGAATGAGGCAAACAAATCCAATAACCGTTTGATTTTTGATAAAAATTTGAAAGAATTTAAACTCGATGATTTTATACTGTCCAATAAAGAGCAGGAAGTAAAACTTGATGGCGAGTTCAAAGGAGATTATTACAAAGATATTAATGTCGTATTTAATAATTTTGATATCAATGCTTTGACTTCGGCTCAGCAGAGTTTTGATGTTCATGGAAATTTAAGTGGCAAAGTTAATTTCAATCAAAATAAACAGGTTTATAAGCCTACAGCTTCTTTGAAAATAGATGGATTGAAGGTTAATAATTATGATTTAGGAGTCCTTAATTTTGATATTACGGGTGATGAAAGCTTTAAAAAATTCACACTTTATTCTACTATCGAGAATAAAGATTTTGAATCGTTTAATGCCGATGGAAGTTTTGAGGTTGTAAATAAAGAAACACTGTTCGATTTGAATTTAAAATTTGACCGATTTAATTTGGCAACCTTAAGTTCGTTGGGTGGTGATGTTATCTCGAATATAAGAGGTCTGGTGTCTGGAAATGCTACAATTGGAGGGACTTTGAAAAAACCGGATATTAATGGACGTCTCTACATCAATGGTGGAGGATTGACAATACCATATCTTAATGTTGATTATGCTCTGAAAGATAAAACTATTGTAGATCTCACCGACGAAAAATTTCTTTTCAGGAATAATACTTTAATTGATACAAAATTCAACACTACTGGGATTTTGAACGGAGTAGTGGAGCATAAAAACTTTTCAGATTGGAAGCTGGATTTGGGTATTAGTTCAAAGAGACTTCTTGTGTTGGATACAAAAGATAGTGAAGATGCCGCTTATTTTGGAACAGCATTTATCAACGGAAATGCTTCTATAAAAGGGCCTGCAGATGGTTTGTTTATAAAAGTTGATGCAAAATCCGAAAAAGGTTCAGCTCTTAAAATACCTATTAATAGTGCCGAAAGTGTAGGCGAAAATAGTTTTATTCATTTTATAACTCCAAAAGAAAAATTCAATTTAGAAAAAGGAATTGTAGACAACAGTAAAAAGTACAATGGACTCGAATTGGAGTTTGATCTCGAAATTAATCCGAATGCCGAAGTAGAAGTTATTTTGGACAGGAATTCCGGACACGGAATGAAAGGTCGCGGAAACGGAACACTTTTGTTTAAAATAAATACCCTTGGTGCTTTTAATATGTGGGGAGATTTCTTGCCTTATGACGGAACCTACAATTTCAAATATGGAGGATTAATTGATAAAAAATTTAAAGTCAAAAAAGGAGGTTCCATTATTTGGGAAGGCGATCCAATGAAAGCGCAATTAAATCTGGAGGCCGTATATAAAACATCTGCAAATCCGGCAGTATTATTGGATAATTCAAATGTCAATAAAAAAGTAGATGTTGAGGTAGTTATTGGTATTCGAGGAGATTTGGCACATCCAGAGCCCGATTTCATGATTAATTTCCCAACCATTACAAGTGTTTTGGAATCAGAACTACAATCCGAATTGGCAGATAAAGATGTAAGACAAACCCAAGCTTTGTACTTGTTATCAACAGGTAGTTTCCTGAGCAGGGACGGATCCAGTCAGGCAGTTGCTTCGAGTATGTATGAAACAGCTTCGAGTATGCTGGGAAGTATCGTTCAATCTAATAATGAGAAATTTGAAATGAATTTTAATGTTGTTTCTCCAGATAATAGACCAAGTACGCAAACAGACGGTAGGGTAGAGGCGATAGTTTCTTCCAAAGTGAATGAAAGAATTACGATAAACGGAAAAATAGGTGTTCCGTTTGGCGGAGTAAACGAGTCTGCTATTGTAGGAGCGGTTGATATTAAATACAGGGTAAATGAAGATGGATCATTTAATTTTCATGTTTTCAATAAAGAAAATGATATAAATTATATAGGTCAGGATATCGGATATACCCAAGGAGCCGGTATTATGTATGAGGTCGATTTTGATACTTTTAAGGAGTTGGTGGATAAAATGTTTAAAGGCAATAATAAGCTACCTAAAGTGAAGAATACCAAAGTGAAAGTTGATGAATCGGACTCTAATTTGAATCCCAATATTATAAATTTCACAAAGCCCAAAGAACCTAATAAAGAAAAACCTAAAGTAAATCAGGACGCAGCACTTCCTGAAGATGATTAA